In the genome of Ignavibacteriales bacterium, one region contains:
- a CDS encoding sigma-70 family RNA polymerase sigma factor: MDENLIIQQAKEGNKKALAELVKNYEQTVYNFSFKICRDREKAENIMQETFYSMVKSLHQFDGNSKLSTWLYRIVSNHCLMAARKLKNQQFVSLENEDGLYEEKYIADWETLPHKSTENEELRKILDDAIVKLSPEYRMVFLLRDVEGLSTEETAKATDLSVPAVKSRLHRARAYLRKEIDEAFKK, encoded by the coding sequence ATGGATGAAAATTTAATTATTCAGCAGGCAAAAGAAGGAAACAAAAAGGCATTAGCCGAACTGGTTAAAAATTATGAACAGACCGTTTATAATTTTTCATTCAAGATTTGCCGCGACAGGGAAAAAGCTGAAAATATAATGCAGGAAACTTTTTACAGTATGGTAAAATCACTGCATCAGTTTGACGGAAATTCGAAACTTTCAACGTGGCTTTACAGGATTGTTTCAAATCATTGCCTTATGGCAGCTCGCAAACTTAAAAATCAGCAGTTTGTTTCATTAGAAAATGAAGACGGACTTTATGAGGAAAAATATATTGCTGACTGGGAAACTCTTCCTCATAAGAGTACCGAAAATGAAGAACTTAGAAAAATTCTGGATGATGCCATCGTAAAACTTTCGCCGGAGTACAGGATGGTTTTTCTTTTAAGAGACGTTGAAGGACTATCGACCGAAGAAACAGCGAAGGCGACTGATCTTTCGGTGCCTGCGGTTAAATCCAGGCTGCATCGTGCCAGAGCCTATTTAAGAAAAGAAATTGATGAGGCGTTCAAAAAATGA
- a CDS encoding cyclic nucleotide-binding domain-containing protein, translating into MFQNKNSAAVKKNKLFKGVSEEELKLKFNPQNFLELKEGEIIYQKGEESNLIYLILEGEVKIKFIWTQEQRGVIRKYRDEFFGDDELLAKCSRRSSAVAMTDCLLYTISRKELEYLSSLNKPLLTNLGLPETSTDLYNLSEEARLELKTTTEKIGLPESSGERTKIENIDISPVEIPEISSSLKLDDQHAEYVELNIHPGINKEEFFKQELLEEPDDETSIRFSDTVEHEKEEFNTESNSANEELLKDEQVEELPETIPEPSYYSSRPDQEFNAAGKDEEITIDDDQYINIHSGINIEETFRSIIQTAKQITDADKGVVFISDEVIKNSGADLKENNPLSELAIFEAGTIAEECLNKKEIIFKNDISNDTMFVHGAEISPEYKVINMMCYPLISSEEKVLAVLQLLNSSKGVFDSHDEHKLNLLSKHFIAAIDRSTRFNDVIREGKLLSLKEISNFLISDIKIPVLTIKHYSNLLKKQNVTPEVKNILDMLTSQANSVIDLVQTTFDFAQNKKSLSTEVKSLSGIVDEILTLLSEYVESRNVKLFKKIESTAKIEIDQRAFYQACFQIAKNACDAMPNGGNIYVTCTSDDDFARIDIRDEGPGIQINIKDSIFEPFVSGNGNSGTGIGLSITKKIITDMNGTINVQSTPGEGTTFIILVPIVKN; encoded by the coding sequence ATGTTTCAAAATAAAAATTCTGCGGCTGTTAAAAAGAATAAACTTTTCAAAGGTGTATCTGAAGAAGAGTTAAAACTCAAATTCAATCCTCAGAATTTTTTGGAACTGAAAGAGGGCGAAATTATTTACCAGAAGGGTGAGGAAAGTAATTTAATTTATCTGATACTTGAGGGAGAAGTAAAAATAAAATTTATCTGGACACAGGAACAACGAGGTGTTATCAGAAAATACCGCGATGAGTTTTTCGGTGATGATGAGCTTCTTGCAAAGTGTTCAAGAAGATCTTCTGCTGTTGCAATGACCGACTGCCTGCTTTATACTATAAGCCGAAAAGAACTGGAATATTTGTCTTCTCTTAACAAACCATTATTGACCAATCTGGGTCTGCCCGAAACTTCAACTGACCTTTATAATCTTTCAGAAGAAGCCAGGCTTGAATTAAAAACAACCACTGAAAAAATTGGTTTGCCAGAAAGTTCCGGAGAGCGTACTAAGATTGAAAACATAGATATCTCACCGGTTGAAATTCCTGAAATTTCTTCAAGTTTAAAACTTGATGATCAGCATGCGGAATATGTTGAGTTGAACATTCACCCGGGAATTAATAAAGAAGAATTTTTTAAACAGGAACTCCTTGAAGAACCTGATGACGAAACCAGTATCAGGTTTTCTGATACTGTTGAGCATGAAAAAGAAGAGTTCAATACTGAATCCAATTCGGCGAATGAAGAATTACTCAAGGACGAACAGGTAGAGGAACTGCCTGAAACAATACCGGAACCTTCTTACTATTCTTCTCGACCAGATCAGGAATTTAATGCCGCCGGAAAAGATGAAGAAATAACTATCGACGATGATCAGTATATAAATATTCATTCAGGAATAAACATTGAAGAAACATTCAGAAGTATAATTCAAACGGCAAAACAGATTACTGATGCGGATAAAGGAGTGGTTTTTATATCCGATGAGGTTATTAAAAATTCTGGTGCGGATCTGAAAGAAAACAATCCTCTGAGCGAGTTAGCAATTTTTGAAGCCGGTACTATTGCGGAAGAATGTTTAAATAAAAAAGAAATTATTTTCAAAAATGATATAAGCAATGACACAATGTTCGTCCATGGGGCTGAAATTTCCCCTGAATATAAAGTCATCAATATGATGTGTTATCCATTAATCTCATCGGAAGAAAAAGTTCTCGCTGTGCTTCAACTGTTAAATAGTTCAAAAGGAGTTTTTGACAGTCACGATGAACACAAACTTAATTTGCTCTCCAAACATTTTATCGCTGCAATCGACCGCTCAACAAGGTTCAATGATGTTATACGCGAGGGGAAGTTATTATCGCTTAAAGAAATTTCTAACTTTCTTATATCGGATATCAAAATACCTGTGCTTACAATTAAACACTATTCAAACCTGCTAAAGAAACAAAATGTTACTCCGGAGGTGAAAAATATTCTGGATATGCTTACCAGTCAGGCAAACTCTGTCATTGATCTGGTTCAAACCACATTTGATTTTGCACAGAATAAAAAATCGTTGTCCACTGAAGTAAAAAGTCTCAGCGGTATTGTTGATGAAATACTGACATTGTTATCAGAATATGTTGAATCCAGGAATGTAAAATTGTTTAAGAAGATTGAAAGCACTGCTAAAATTGAAATTGATCAGCGTGCGTTTTATCAGGCATGTTTTCAGATAGCTAAAAACGCTTGTGATGCTATGCCCAACGGCGGGAACATTTATGTCACGTGTACTTCGGATGATGATTTTGCGCGTATTGATATCAGGGATGAAGGACCGGGAATACAAATAAATATAAAGGACAGCATCTTTGAACCGTTTGTATCCGGAAACGGAAACAGTGGAACAGGAATCGGGTTATCTATCACTAAAAAAATAATTACTGATATGAACGGGACGATAAATGTTCAAAGTACTCCCGGTGAGGGGACAACATTCATCATCCTTGTGCCTATAGTTAAAAACTAA
- a CDS encoding glycoside hydrolase family 13 protein: protein MKKIFIRILITFVFYNFNLFSQTDEGNPMSKNDFVPEWAKKVVWYQIFPERFRNGDTSNDPTIETLKGSWPHDHTSDWEVHPWASDWYELQPYEKKNGKDVWFNIQRRRYGGDLQGIIDKLDYLKELGIGAIYLNPVFEAPSMHKYDGATYHHIDPNFGPDPEGDRKMIQSEIPHDPKTWVWTSADKLFLQLVKEVHKRGIRIIIDGVFNHMGINSWAFKDVVEKQEKSLYKNWFSITSWDDSVKGTKFKYNGWFGVKELPEIKQDENGAVKEPREYIFNITRRWMDPDGNGNIADGIDGWRLDVAFCIKHGFWKDWRKHVKSINPEAYIVAEIVDKIEVNQPYLEGDEFDAVMNYNYMFASMEYFFDNKTRIKTSEFEKLLEDLRKGFPGCVSYVMQNLLGSHDSQRMASYLVNKDKYKVREWGKNFDNFKGSNPKYDTRKPTDTEYEIIKLALIFQMTYIGAPYIYYGDEAGMWGANDPDCRKPMVWDDLVYLNETNLPDQKQKSKADKVLFNKDLFEHYKKLIAIHNEYEVLQTGIYRTLFTNDEKELFAFERYNDKDQVISIVNNSSAPQSIELSVKHNEYYKDLLNGNIIEVKNGKINFELKSKWGAILLKDYYK from the coding sequence ATGAAAAAAATATTTATAAGAATCCTGATAACATTTGTGTTTTATAATTTCAATTTATTTTCTCAAACAGATGAAGGAAACCCGATGAGTAAAAATGATTTTGTGCCGGAATGGGCAAAGAAAGTTGTGTGGTACCAGATTTTTCCTGAACGATTCCGGAATGGTGATACATCTAATGATCCGACAATTGAAACTCTGAAAGGCTCCTGGCCACATGATCATACATCTGATTGGGAGGTTCATCCGTGGGCATCAGACTGGTATGAACTTCAGCCGTATGAAAAGAAAAATGGTAAAGATGTTTGGTTCAATATTCAAAGGAGAAGATACGGTGGTGACCTGCAGGGAATTATTGATAAACTTGATTACTTGAAAGAACTCGGAATCGGAGCTATATATCTTAATCCTGTTTTTGAAGCCCCTTCAATGCATAAATATGATGGCGCAACTTATCATCATATTGATCCTAATTTTGGTCCTGACCCTGAAGGCGACAGGAAAATGATACAAAGCGAAATCCCTCATGATCCTAAGACATGGGTCTGGACTTCTGCTGATAAATTATTTCTTCAACTTGTAAAAGAAGTGCATAAAAGAGGGATAAGAATAATTATTGATGGTGTGTTCAATCATATGGGAATTAATAGCTGGGCATTTAAAGATGTTGTTGAAAAACAGGAAAAATCTTTATACAAAAATTGGTTTTCAATTACTTCGTGGGATGATTCTGTCAAGGGAACTAAATTCAAGTACAACGGCTGGTTTGGCGTTAAAGAACTTCCAGAAATAAAACAGGATGAGAACGGTGCTGTAAAAGAACCACGCGAATATATTTTTAATATAACAAGAAGATGGATGGACCCGGATGGCAACGGAAATATTGCTGATGGAATTGATGGATGGAGGCTTGATGTAGCATTCTGTATAAAACATGGTTTCTGGAAAGACTGGCGTAAACATGTTAAGTCAATTAATCCTGAAGCATACATTGTTGCTGAGATCGTAGATAAAATAGAAGTTAATCAGCCTTATCTAGAAGGTGATGAATTTGACGCGGTAATGAATTACAACTATATGTTCGCAAGTATGGAATATTTCTTTGATAATAAAACGAGAATAAAAACATCAGAGTTTGAAAAGCTTCTTGAAGATCTTAGAAAAGGATTCCCTGGTTGTGTTTCTTACGTTATGCAGAATTTATTAGGAAGCCATGACTCTCAGCGAATGGCATCCTATCTTGTTAACAAAGACAAATACAAAGTGCGTGAATGGGGAAAGAACTTTGATAACTTCAAAGGTTCCAATCCAAAATATGATACACGAAAACCAACAGATACTGAGTATGAGATTATCAAACTCGCATTAATATTTCAGATGACATACATCGGTGCTCCATATATTTATTACGGTGATGAAGCCGGTATGTGGGGAGCTAACGATCCTGACTGCCGTAAACCAATGGTGTGGGATGATCTTGTTTATTTAAATGAAACAAATCTTCCTGATCAAAAACAAAAAAGTAAAGCTGATAAAGTTCTCTTCAATAAAGATTTATTTGAGCATTATAAAAAGTTGATAGCAATTCACAATGAATATGAAGTGCTGCAGACAGGAATTTATAGAACGTTATTTACAAACGATGAAAAAGAACTTTTTGCATTTGAAAGATATAATGATAAAGATCAGGTCATAAGTATTGTGAATAATAGTTCAGCACCTCAAAGCATTGAACTTAGCGTTAAACACAACGAGTATTACAAGGACTTGTTGAACGGAAATATTATTGAAGTGAAGAATGGTAAAATAAATTTTGAATTAAAATCAAAGTGGGGAGCCATATTGCTCAAAGATTATTATAAATAA
- a CDS encoding aminotransferase class V-fold PLP-dependent enzyme yields MFGRTPGTTKLSSAIGRKDFLVRTGLLLGAAAFTSAGFRHNSIDDFSPSFNPDSWKEIKDLFPLDKNMIQMAHFFLTSHPEPVRKAIEKIRDGLDKNPIGYIFEHEIEHEANVLGAAAEYLGVNPHNIALTDSTTMGLGTFYTSMDLKADQEILTTTHDHYSTETSLNLKTERSGAMIKRISLYEYGVPTTANEIVDRLKKNISSKTKYVVVTWVHSSSGMKLPIAKMSEAIKEINRNRDEKDKIIFCVDGVHGFGIENTTIPELGCDVFIAGTHKWIFGPRGTGLVWASDEAWKLAHATIPTFDLDNYEIWMNAKPPKEIAKSVLMTPGGFKSFEHRWAVDAAFEFHKSIGKQKIQDRIHLLNTMLKQRLCENKKIKMITPMSEELSSGITCFEVEGKIQFDFVGQLWDNKIAASVTPYKTWFVRLAPSLVTLEEDVEKAVKVVESLV; encoded by the coding sequence ATGTTTGGTCGGACTCCAGGAACAACAAAACTGAGTAGTGCAATTGGCAGGAAAGATTTTTTGGTGAGAACAGGACTTTTGCTCGGTGCCGCAGCATTTACATCAGCCGGCTTCAGACACAATTCAATCGATGACTTTTCTCCTTCTTTCAATCCGGATAGCTGGAAAGAAATAAAAGATTTATTCCCGCTTGACAAAAACATGATTCAGATGGCGCATTTCTTTTTAACATCACACCCTGAACCGGTAAGAAAAGCAATTGAAAAAATAAGAGATGGTCTGGATAAAAATCCTATAGGGTATATTTTTGAGCATGAGATAGAACATGAAGCAAATGTTCTTGGCGCTGCGGCGGAATATCTTGGGGTAAACCCGCATAACATTGCTTTAACTGACAGTACAACTATGGGGCTTGGAACTTTTTATACTTCAATGGATTTAAAGGCCGACCAGGAAATACTTACAACTACGCACGACCATTATTCGACGGAGACTTCACTAAATCTAAAAACTGAACGAAGCGGCGCAATGATTAAAAGGATTTCTCTTTATGAATATGGCGTACCCACAACAGCAAATGAAATAGTTGACCGGCTTAAAAAAAATATTTCTTCAAAAACAAAATATGTAGTTGTAACCTGGGTTCATTCATCTTCAGGAATGAAACTGCCAATTGCAAAAATGTCAGAAGCTATAAAAGAGATTAATAGAAATCGTGATGAAAAAGATAAAATAATTTTTTGCGTCGATGGCGTTCACGGTTTTGGTATAGAGAACACAACCATTCCCGAACTTGGCTGCGATGTGTTTATTGCCGGTACGCACAAATGGATATTCGGACCAAGAGGGACAGGATTAGTTTGGGCATCTGACGAAGCATGGAAACTTGCCCATGCAACTATTCCAACTTTTGATCTTGATAATTATGAAATATGGATGAATGCAAAGCCGCCAAAAGAAATTGCAAAGTCCGTACTTATGACTCCGGGTGGATTCAAATCGTTTGAACACCGCTGGGCTGTTGATGCTGCGTTTGAATTTCATAAATCTATAGGTAAGCAGAAGATCCAGGATAGAATTCACTTACTAAATACAATGCTTAAGCAGAGACTATGCGAAAACAAAAAAATAAAAATGATAACACCAATGAGTGAAGAATTATCATCAGGCATAACCTGCTTTGAAGTAGAAGGAAAGATTCAGTTTGATTTTGTAGGACAACTCTGGGATAATAAGATTGCTGCGAGTGTAACACCTTATAAAACATGGTTTGTAAGATTAGCACCGAGTCTGGTAACTCTTGAAGAAGATGTTGAGAAGGCGGTAAAGGTTGTAGAGAGTTTGGTCTGA
- a CDS encoding DNA-3-methyladenine glycosylase 2 family protein gives MNSTEIENGTRHIYKNDPALAAIIDAAGVCTIRKKKDFYHAMLRSIIGQQLSVKAGDAIEKKFFTFFKNDPSPEHILEATDLQLRNLGMSWAKAKYVKDLSQKIVDGEIHFRGLDKKTDQQIIEELTKVKGVGVWTVHMFLIFTLCRLDILPVSDLGIRKGIQKLYRLKKLPDEKKMIKISRTNNWSPYNSIASWYLWKSLDLKL, from the coding sequence ATGAATTCCACAGAAATAGAAAACGGTACGAGGCATATTTATAAGAATGATCCTGCTCTTGCGGCAATAATTGATGCTGCGGGAGTGTGCACAATCAGAAAGAAAAAGGATTTTTATCACGCTATGCTGCGGTCAATCATAGGGCAGCAATTATCAGTTAAAGCAGGCGACGCAATCGAAAAGAAATTTTTTACATTCTTCAAAAATGATCCGTCACCTGAACACATTTTAGAGGCGACTGATCTGCAGTTAAGAAACCTGGGGATGTCATGGGCTAAAGCGAAGTACGTGAAAGATCTTTCACAAAAGATTGTGGACGGTGAAATACATTTTCGTGGTCTGGATAAAAAGACTGATCAACAGATCATTGAAGAACTGACAAAAGTAAAAGGTGTCGGTGTATGGACGGTTCATATGTTCCTGATATTTACTCTATGCCGTTTGGACATACTGCCGGTTTCTGATCTGGGTATAAGGAAGGGAATTCAAAAATTATATCGGCTCAAAAAATTACCCGATGAAAAAAAGATGATAAAAATTTCCCGGACAAATAACTGGAGTCCTTACAATAGTATCGCATCGTGGTATCTCTGGAAAAGTCTCGACCTGAAATTATAA
- a CDS encoding rhodanese-like domain-containing protein, with protein sequence MKRTIIIFTALIIYSLIGCAQVDPAANISIVQLKEKMSNDTSLVILDVRTHQELSGPLGKLDGVINIPVQELSQRINELDTYKGREIAVICRTGNRSGSATTILRKEGFNAKNVLGGMVEYRNSGTKN encoded by the coding sequence ATGAAAAGAACAATAATAATTTTTACAGCGTTAATAATTTACAGCTTAATAGGTTGTGCACAGGTTGATCCTGCTGCTAACATTTCTATAGTCCAGTTAAAAGAGAAAATGAGTAATGATACATCTCTTGTAATTCTGGATGTAAGAACACACCAGGAACTTTCAGGACCCTTAGGAAAACTAGATGGCGTTATTAATATTCCTGTCCAGGAACTAAGTCAAAGAATAAATGAACTTGATACTTATAAAGGCAGGGAGATAGCAGTGATTTGCAGGACAGGTAACAGATCGGGATCCGCTACAACAATTTTGCGTAAAGAAGGATTCAACGCAAAGAACGTTTTAGGAGGAATGGTTGAGTATAGAAATTCCGGGACGAAAAATTAA
- a CDS encoding family 20 glycosylhydrolase: MSQQDISIVPKPQLVAIGEDYFLLSEETKIYCDKSAEKIAEYFCDFLDELGIKKEVSTSPPDIKVNKLVFELVDESMIPQKEGYRISVNAGNIFLQALQAEGLFYAVQTLKQLLPCDEFSLTEKKFKIPSVKIYDYPKFQWRGLNLDCCRHFMSKEFVKLYIDLLAFHKMNVLHWHLTEDQAWRIQIKKYPLLTDKGAFRTYDDGSVYGGYYTQDDIKEVIEYAAERFITVVPEIELPGHSVAALSCYPELSCTGGPFEVGTIWGVYKDVYCAGKENTFNFLEDVLAEVIDLFPGTNIHIGGDEVPKDRWKLCLDCQARIKSENLKDEHELQSYFVKRIEKFVNSKGKRIVGWDEILEGGLPPEATVQSWRGLQGAIDAAKQGHDVIVSPTSHCYFDYGIETTDLKKVYSFDPVPVELNADERKHILGGECNMWSEYAPQEKVDNKLFPRILALSEVVWSYPAERNYDEFLSRVKFHYQHLERLGVSYGPEEVPFKINSVYDNQSNSFKVEIEKLQDDIDIYFTTDGSEPEPDSRIQINPFLIDKTSTVKVAAFVNQTNVANSERSFSIHKGISRNVKYTFPYHKNYPSSGNNALVDGLHGTDNFRDGMWQGFNGTDFEAVIDLGSNQSVNKISACFIQATSSWVVFPEYVEYSFSTDGVNYSNNHRVQFPSSMRNPDPTIKNYEKLFDNIEGRFIKVFAKNVDVLPEWHPEAGGKPWIMIDEIVIE; the protein is encoded by the coding sequence ATGAGCCAGCAAGACATCAGCATAGTTCCTAAACCACAATTAGTTGCGATAGGTGAAGACTATTTTCTTCTTTCCGAAGAGACTAAAATTTATTGCGATAAATCAGCAGAAAAAATTGCTGAATACTTTTGTGATTTTCTGGATGAACTCGGAATAAAAAAAGAAGTTTCAACTTCACCTCCGGACATAAAAGTGAATAAATTAGTTTTTGAATTAGTTGATGAAAGTATGATCCCGCAAAAGGAGGGTTATAGAATTTCCGTAAATGCAGGGAATATCTTTCTTCAAGCTTTACAAGCAGAAGGATTATTTTACGCGGTTCAAACACTAAAACAGTTGCTGCCCTGCGATGAATTTTCGTTAACAGAAAAGAAATTTAAAATCCCATCGGTTAAAATATATGATTACCCTAAATTCCAGTGGCGCGGGCTTAACCTTGACTGCTGCCGTCATTTTATGTCGAAAGAATTTGTAAAACTATACATCGACTTACTCGCATTTCATAAAATGAATGTCCTCCACTGGCATTTAACCGAAGACCAGGCATGGAGAATTCAAATAAAAAAATATCCGTTGCTTACTGATAAAGGTGCATTCAGAACTTATGACGATGGTTCAGTATATGGCGGTTATTATACTCAGGATGATATAAAGGAAGTGATTGAGTATGCCGCGGAAAGATTTATTACAGTGGTTCCTGAAATTGAATTACCGGGACATTCAGTTGCCGCACTTTCTTGTTATCCTGAACTTTCATGTACCGGCGGACCGTTTGAGGTTGGAACAATATGGGGTGTTTATAAAGATGTTTACTGTGCCGGCAAAGAAAATACTTTTAACTTTTTGGAAGATGTCCTTGCAGAAGTCATTGATCTTTTTCCCGGTACAAACATACACATCGGTGGTGATGAAGTTCCCAAAGACAGATGGAAATTATGCCTTGACTGCCAGGCAAGAATTAAATCAGAGAATTTAAAAGATGAACATGAACTGCAAAGTTATTTTGTAAAACGGATAGAAAAATTTGTAAACTCAAAAGGAAAAAGAATTGTCGGGTGGGATGAAATACTTGAGGGAGGTCTGCCGCCTGAAGCAACTGTCCAATCCTGGAGAGGTTTGCAAGGCGCTATAGATGCCGCGAAACAAGGTCACGATGTTATCGTATCACCAACTTCACATTGTTATTTTGACTACGGAATAGAAACAACTGACCTTAAAAAAGTTTATTCTTTCGATCCGGTTCCTGTTGAGTTGAATGCTGATGAAAGAAAACATATACTTGGCGGTGAGTGTAATATGTGGAGTGAATATGCCCCACAGGAAAAAGTTGACAACAAACTTTTTCCAAGAATTCTTGCTCTTTCCGAAGTTGTCTGGTCATATCCCGCTGAAAGAAATTATGACGAATTTCTAAGCAGAGTTAAATTTCATTATCAACATCTTGAGAGACTCGGTGTGAGCTACGGACCCGAAGAAGTTCCATTTAAAATTAATTCAGTTTACGATAATCAATCAAATTCATTTAAAGTTGAGATTGAAAAACTTCAGGATGATATCGATATTTATTTTACCACCGATGGAAGTGAACCAGAACCTGATTCCCGCATACAGATAAATCCTTTCCTAATTGATAAGACATCAACAGTAAAAGTGGCTGCATTTGTAAATCAAACCAATGTTGCCAATTCAGAAAGAAGTTTTTCTATACATAAAGGCATTTCAAGAAACGTAAAATATACTTTTCCATATCACAAGAATTACCCTTCGTCCGGTAACAACGCACTTGTTGACGGATTACACGGTACAGATAATTTCCGTGATGGTATGTGGCAGGGATTTAACGGAACTGATTTCGAGGCTGTGATCGATCTTGGTTCAAACCAAAGCGTTAATAAAATATCAGCTTGTTTTATTCAGGCAACGTCTTCATGGGTTGTTTTTCCTGAGTATGTTGAATATTCTTTTTCAACTGACGGAGTAAATTATAGTAATAATCACAGGGTACAATTTCCATCATCTATGAGAAATCCTGATCCAACAATTAAAAATTATGAAAAGTTGTTTGATAATATTGAAGGAAGGTTCATCAAAGTGTTCGCAAAGAATGTTGATGTGTTACCGGAATGGCATCCTGAGGCAGGCGGTAAACCCTGGATAATGATAGATGAGATAGTTATTGAATAA
- a CDS encoding zinc ribbon domain-containing protein has translation MPIFEYQCSECSSKYEVLVRNTSDEQEITCPKCKSTKNKKLFSTFAASVTTSGSSSVSGCSDGSCGVPSYGGCSTGMCGLN, from the coding sequence ATGCCAATTTTCGAATACCAGTGCAGTGAGTGTAGTTCCAAATATGAAGTGCTTGTCAGAAACACTTCTGATGAACAGGAAATAACCTGTCCGAAATGCAAATCAACAAAGAATAAAAAATTGTTTTCAACCTTTGCGGCATCTGTAACAACATCAGGTTCATCATCAGTATCAGGATGTTCTGATGGTTCTTGCGGGGTTCCGTCTTATGGCGGATGCAGTACAGGAATGTGCGGGTTGAACTAG
- a CDS encoding NRDE family protein — protein sequence MKKYPFIIAANRDEFYSRPAVKAKFWDEHNFFLAGKDLKDGGTWLGITRNGKFAAITNYRDLSSIKLSAPSRGNLVKNFLVNNISAEDYSEILMTEGKNYNGFNLIYGNLKKLFFFSNITGKVEIINEGIHGLSNHLLNTNWPKVESGKKKLRDLLDSNHVDANKVFELMYDETPAPDNTLPDSGVGIQLERLLSPMFIKSEPYGTRCSTVILIDKDNNVTFAENTYDNVSQKFSKVEFNFKVESDYL from the coding sequence TTGAAAAAATACCCTTTCATTATCGCTGCAAACCGCGATGAGTTTTATAGCAGACCCGCGGTAAAAGCAAAATTCTGGGACGAGCATAATTTTTTTCTTGCAGGAAAAGATCTCAAAGACGGCGGTACCTGGCTTGGTATTACACGCAATGGAAAGTTTGCTGCAATTACAAACTACCGTGACCTCAGTTCGATAAAACTATCCGCACCCAGCCGCGGTAACTTAGTAAAGAATTTTTTGGTGAATAATATTTCAGCAGAAGATTATTCCGAAATACTTATGACCGAAGGGAAAAACTATAATGGCTTTAACCTGATTTATGGTAATCTTAAAAAGCTATTTTTCTTTTCAAACATCACCGGCAAAGTTGAAATTATTAATGAAGGAATTCATGGACTCAGCAATCACCTGTTAAATACAAACTGGCCCAAAGTCGAATCCGGTAAAAAGAAATTAAGAGATTTGCTTGATTCCAATCACGTTGATGCTAACAAAGTTTTTGAACTAATGTATGATGAAACACCAGCACCGGATAATACTCTACCCGATTCAGGTGTTGGAATTCAATTGGAGAGATTACTTTCACCAATGTTTATTAAAAGTGAACCCTATGGAACACGATGTTCTACAGTTATCTTAATTGATAAAGATAACAACGTGACTTTTGCTGAAAATACTTATGACAATGTCAGTCAAAAATTTTCCAAAGTCGAATTCAATTTCAAAGTTGAGTCAGATTATTTATAA